A genomic window from Methanobrevibacter sp. TLL-48-HuF1 includes:
- a CDS encoding response regulator — translation MEEKILIVEDESIIALDLQYGLKDLGYKVIGTADNGQDAIDMAAEHLPDVVLMDIKLKGSMSGIEASEVISELGIAVVYLTANNDTETFNKSNIKGSYGFVSKPYDINKLDKTLKIAIAKSKVESKKINDSYGFTE, via the coding sequence ATGGAAGAAAAAATATTAATTGTAGAAGATGAATCAATTATTGCACTAGATTTACAATACGGATTAAAAGATTTGGGTTATAAAGTAATCGGCACCGCAGATAACGGTCAGGATGCAATTGACATGGCTGCAGAACATTTACCTGATGTTGTTTTAATGGATATTAAATTAAAAGGCAGTATGAGTGGTATTGAAGCTAGTGAAGTCATATCAGAATTAGGAATTGCAGTTGTATATTTAACTGCAAACAATGATACTGAAACTTTTAACAAATCAAATATAAAAGGATCTTACGGCTTTGTTTCAAAACCATATGACATTAATAAATTAGATAAAACTTTAAAAATAGCAATAGCTAAATCAAAAGTAGAATCAAAGAAAATAAATGATTCATATGGGTTTACAGAATAA